Proteins encoded in a region of the Dreissena polymorpha isolate Duluth1 chromosome 6, UMN_Dpol_1.0, whole genome shotgun sequence genome:
- the LOC127834629 gene encoding filamin-A-like isoform X2 yields the protein MAAVLDEQWIGIQETTFRNWCNEQLKVSGRKLGNLVTDLCDGGCLVALVEALQLRKIGKVYTKPTSKIQMLQNVSLALKAITDDNVKLVNVGGDDIVNGNTKIIFGLVWSLVQRYQISGKKSKAPPKKLMTIWFRSLLPDLDITNFTTDWNDGIALHALIDQIKPGVSPEWRKLRSEDRVENCRKAMLIAKEQLNVPRVISPEDFANSALDELSSMTYLSYFVKHESPGYYHTLNWACKQLRTTNITNLTTDWNDGYFLCAIVVSLGEKISGWPNLDRTKALENCQKGIDGGKELGIEPLLSAKEMSDPLVDHLSMMSYLSKFSNVQPRKGKAERLQIRFNFDNIKVGSQAEFQIIKAEEGVVDSKVTLHLVCETGNVPCDVKWSGKIATCSFIPSVTGDYKLTVSYEDTVIKGCPIEFITKGDSLKVRLLTSSTNMKMGETYDVKVDISGSGRGEVLMECTSPTGDQRYLTSVKDGNVVMATVQPKEVGVWVLHVYFGEEEVQGSPLHLRVNDPQKAWLSGTEEGYVGDLLMFKVNYKAAGEGEVKVTVTCNDDNITYDTSQDSSDAHVRQIMFTPEVKGSYEVRAWFNDTEIRGSPARVSVQDPSQVSVTGEGILHGTKGEDSSFKVNASGVGGNVKVDVSAPDGSLADCQWRQITPDVYEFTYRPTTAGMYKINVLWNGRPLPGSPFHPHITDRSKVVLMDDLTDLKDENDHLALNCNTETVLNFNTKDAGPGTFSAEVLSPDGRLPVNIRKPEPGHVQVGFTAKVEGDHYIHLYWSSVPLDKSPILAYCPGPVLPVNHAHVNVVGEGAQLARATVPAEFIVDGKKAGPGIPRVRMTGVKTDVDVEMRAMKYDRYKCKYAAPYPGGYLLHVEWSGFHVPGSPFKVTVTNKGHGDKVKVEGQGLKGGFVGQQLRAVVDTTAAGNGEVTADCYGLRHHSRCDLIDHRNGKYTLCIFPTEPCRHSLEVKYDHEHVPGSPFSIPVGEPPDPRKVHVYGPGIEPGVIQTFESKFIVETYGAGAGQLSVRVRGPRSAFKVEMRRDREEERTIVCRYDPEEAGEYIVNVKWSGVHVPGSPFTVPVFESIEALSKYARQTNQVELIADYEWKDEF from the exons ATGGCCGCCGTTTTGGACGAGCAGTGGATAGGGATCCAGGAGACGACGTTCCGTAACTGGTGCAATGAACAACTTAAG GTTAGCGGTCGTAAGTTGGGAAATCTTGTGACCGATCTGTGTGACGGA GGATGTCTGGTGGCGCTGGTAGAGGCCCTGCAG CTACGAAAGATCGGCAAAGTGTACACAAAACCAACGTCCAAAATCCAGATGCTTCAAAACGTGTCACTGGCGTTAAAAGCTATCACAGATGACAATGTCAAACTGGTAAATGTTG GGGGAGATGACATCGTCAATGGCAACACAAAGATTATATTTGGCTTAGTCTGGAGTCTTGTACAGCGTTATCAGATCTCGGGGAAAAAGAGCAAGGCCCCGCCCAAGAAGTTGATGACAATTTGGTTCCGGTCCCTCTTGCCTGACCTGGACATTACCAACTTCACGACCGACTGGAATGATGGGATTGCTTTGCA tgctttgattgacCAAATCAAACCTGGGGTGTCCCCTGAGTGGCGTAAACTTCGTAGTGAGGACAG GGTAGAGAACTGTCGCAAAGCCATGTTGATAGCGAAGGAGCAGCTGAACGTGCCCAGAGTTATCTCCCCTGAAGACTTTGCTAACTCCGCCCTTGACGAGCTGTCCAGTATGACGTACCTGTCGTACTTTGTGAAACACGAGTCTCCCGGATACTACCACACACTGAACTGGGCTTGCAAACAGCTGAGGACTACAAACATAACTAACCTGACG ACTGACTGGAATGATGGCTACTTCCTGTGTGCTATAGTGGTCTCCCTTGGAGAAAAGATTTCGGGCTGGCCAAATCTTGACCGAACCAAGGCCCTGGAAAACTGCCAGAAAG GCATAGATGGTGGCAAAGAGTTGGGGATAGAGCCATTACTGAGTGCCAAAGAGATGTCAGACCCGCTTGTGGACCACCTGTCAATGATGTCCTATCTGTCAAAATTTAGCAACGTACAGCCACGCAAGGGCAAGGCTGAGCGACTGCAGATCAGGTTCAACTTTGACAACATCAAGGTCGGATCTCAG GCCGAGTTTCAAATCATCAAAGCAGAGGAGGGTGTTGTGGACAGTAAGGTTACACTGCACCTTGTTTGTGAGACAGGAAATGTGCCATGTGACGTCAAGTGGTCAGGAAAGATCGCCACATGTTCCTTCATCCCCTCTGTGACGGGAGATTACAAG TTGACCGTATCTTACGAGGACACAGTTATCAAGGGATGTCCAATTGAGTTCATCACTAAAGGTGATTCCCTGAAAGTGAGGCTGCTTACGTCATCAACAAACATGAAAATGGGAGAGACATATGATGTGAAG GTGGACATATCAGGCAGCGGTAGGGGAGAGGTTCTGATGGAGTGTACGTCGCCTACTGGTGACCAGCGTTACCTGACCAGTGTCAAGGATGGCAACGTAGTCATGGCAACTGTACAGCCCAAAGAAGTGG GTGTGTGGGTTTTGCATGTGTATTTTGGCGAAGAAGAGGTCCAAGGAAGTCCGCTTCACTTGCGTGTGAACGATCCACAGAAGGCGTGGTTGTCAGGGACAGAGGAGGGATATGTGGGGGATCTTCTGATGTTCAAAG TCAACTACAAGGCAGCAGGGGAaggagaggtcaaggtcacagtgacttgtaATGATGACAACATCACGTATGACACGTCACAAGACTCGTCAGACGCTCATGTCCGTCAGATCATGTTCACTCCTGAGGTCAAGGGGTCGTATGAGGTCAGGGCGTGGTTTAATGACACAGAAATAAGAG GTTCACCGGCCCGTGTTTCTGTACAGGACCCCAGTCAAGTGTCTGTGACAGGGGAGGGAATTCTGCATGGAACAAAGGGAGAGGACTCTAGCTTCAAAGTGAATGCCAGTGGGGTGGGGGGCAATGTAAAAGTGGATGTATCAG CGCCAGACGGATCTCTCGCTGACTGTCAGTGGAGGCAGATCACGCCAGATGTGTACGAGTTCACGTATAGACCAACCACCGCCGGCATGTACAAGATCAATGTGTTGTGGAATGGCCGTCCATTGCCGG GCAGTCCGTTTCACCCTCACATCACGGACCGTTCCAAGGTTGTATTGATGGATGACCTTACCGACCTCAAAGATGAGAATGACCACCTGGCTCTGAACTGTAATACGGAGACCGTGCTCAACTTTAACACAAAGGACGCTGGACCTG GTACGTTCAGTGCCGAGGTTCTCTCCCCTGATGGTCGTCTGCCCGTCAACATTCGGAAACCCGAACCAGGTCATGTGCAGGTCGGGTTCACAGCAAAAGTTGAAG gCGACCACTACATCCACTTGTATTGGTCATCAGTTCCGCTGGACAAGTCTCCCATTTTAGCGTACTGTCCTGGCCCGGTACTTCCTGTGAATCACGCACACGTAAATGTGGTTGGGGAGGGCGCACAGCTGGCGCGGGCGACAGTGCCAGCAGAGTTCATTGTGGACGGCAAGAAGGCAGGGCCAG GTATTCCACGTGTTCGGATGACAGGCGTGAAGACGGATGTAGACGTGGAGATGAGGGCGATGAAGTATGACAGATACAAGTGTAAATATGCGGCACCATATCCAG GTGGTTACCTCTTGCATGTTGAATGGTCCGGTTTCCATGTACCAGGGTCACCTTTCAAGGTGACGGTTACTaacaaaggtcatggtgacaAGGTCAAGGTTGAAGGTCAAGGACTCAAGGGCGGATTTGTGGGTCAACAGTTGCGGGCTGTTGTAGACACCACTGCTGCTGGCAACG GGGAGGTTACTGCAGACTGCTACGGTTTACGTCATCACTCTCGCTGTGACCTCATAGATCATCGTAACGGGAAGTACACGCTTTGCATATTTCCGACTGAGCCTTGTCGTCACAGTCTCGAGGTGAAATACGACCATGAACATGTGCCAG GAAGTCCATTTTCCATCCCCGTGGGAGAGCCGCCAGACCCTCGGAAGGTGCATGTGTATGGCCCGGGGATAGAGCCCGGGGTCATCCAAACCTTCGAGAGCAAGTTCATTGTGGAGACGTACGGTGCAGGGGCGGGACAACTCTCCGTCCGTGTTAGGGGACCTAGAA
- the LOC127834629 gene encoding filamin-A-like isoform X4, with protein sequence MAAVLDEQWIGIQETTFRNWCNEQLKVSGRKLGNLVTDLCDGVCLVALVEALQLRKIGKVYTKPTSKIQMLQNVSLALKAITDDNVKLVNVGGDDIVNGNTKIIFGLVWSLVQRYQISGKKSKAPPKKLMTIWFRSLLPDLDITNFTTDWNDGIALHALIDQIKPGVSPEWRKLRSEDRVENCRKAMLIAKEQLNVPRVISPEDFANSALDELSSMTYLSYFVKHESPGYYHTLNWACKQLRTTNITNLTTDWNDGYFLCAIVVSLGEKISGWPNLDRTKALENCQKGIDGGKELGIEPLLSAKEMSDPLVDHLSMMSYLSKFSNVQPRKGKAERLQIRFNFDNIKVGSQAEFQIIKAEEGVVDSKVTLHLVCETGNVPCDVKWSGKIATCSFIPSVTGDYKLTVSYEDTVIKGCPIEFITKGDSLKVRLLTSSTNMKMGETYDVKVDISGSGRGEVLMECTSPTGDQRYLTSVKDGNVVMATVQPKEVGVWVLHVYFGEEEVQGSPLHLRVNDPQKAWLSGTEEGYVGDLLMFKGSPARVSVQDPSQVSVTGEGILHGTKGEDSSFKVNASGVGGNVKVDVSAPDGSLADCQWRQITPDVYEFTYRPTTAGMYKINVLWNGRPLPGSPFHPHITDRSKVVLMDDLTDLKDENDHLALNCNTETVLNFNTKDAGPGTFSAEVLSPDGRLPVNIRKPEPGHVQVGFTAKVEGDHYIHLYWSSVPLDKSPILAYCPGPVLPVNHAHVNVVGEGAQLARATVPAEFIVDGKKAGPGIPRVRMTGVKTDVDVEMRAMKYDRYKCKYAAPYPGGYLLHVEWSGFHVPGSPFKVTVTNKGHGDKVKVEGQGLKGGFVGQQLRAVVDTTAAGNGEVTADCYGLRHHSRCDLIDHRNGKYTLCIFPTEPCRHSLEVKYDHEHVPGSPFSIPVGEPPDPRKVHVYGPGIEPGVIQTFESKFIVETYGAGAGQLSVRVRGPRSAFKVEMRRDREEERTIVCRYDPEEAGEYIVNVKWSGVHVPGSPFTVPVFESIEALSKYARQTNQVELIADYEWKDEF encoded by the exons ATGGCCGCCGTTTTGGACGAGCAGTGGATAGGGATCCAGGAGACGACGTTCCGTAACTGGTGCAATGAACAACTTAAG GTTAGCGGTCGTAAGTTGGGAAATCTTGTGACCGATCTGTGTGACGGAGTATGTCTGGTAGCGCTGGTAGAGGCCCTGCAG CTACGAAAGATCGGCAAAGTGTACACAAAACCAACGTCCAAAATCCAGATGCTTCAAAACGTGTCACTGGCGTTAAAAGCTATCACAGATGACAATGTCAAACTGGTAAATGTTG GGGGAGATGACATCGTCAATGGCAACACAAAGATTATATTTGGCTTAGTCTGGAGTCTTGTACAGCGTTATCAGATCTCGGGGAAAAAGAGCAAGGCCCCGCCCAAGAAGTTGATGACAATTTGGTTCCGGTCCCTCTTGCCTGACCTGGACATTACCAACTTCACGACCGACTGGAATGATGGGATTGCTTTGCA tgctttgattgacCAAATCAAACCTGGGGTGTCCCCTGAGTGGCGTAAACTTCGTAGTGAGGACAG GGTAGAGAACTGTCGCAAAGCCATGTTGATAGCGAAGGAGCAGCTGAACGTGCCCAGAGTTATCTCCCCTGAAGACTTTGCTAACTCCGCCCTTGACGAGCTGTCCAGTATGACGTACCTGTCGTACTTTGTGAAACACGAGTCTCCCGGATACTACCACACACTGAACTGGGCTTGCAAACAGCTGAGGACTACAAACATAACTAACCTGACG ACTGACTGGAATGATGGCTACTTCCTGTGTGCTATAGTGGTCTCCCTTGGAGAAAAGATTTCGGGCTGGCCAAATCTTGACCGAACCAAGGCCCTGGAAAACTGCCAGAAAG GCATAGATGGTGGCAAAGAGTTGGGGATAGAGCCATTACTGAGTGCCAAAGAGATGTCAGACCCGCTTGTGGACCACCTGTCAATGATGTCCTATCTGTCAAAATTTAGCAACGTACAGCCACGCAAGGGCAAGGCTGAGCGACTGCAGATCAGGTTCAACTTTGACAACATCAAGGTCGGATCTCAG GCCGAGTTTCAAATCATCAAAGCAGAGGAGGGTGTTGTGGACAGTAAGGTTACACTGCACCTTGTTTGTGAGACAGGAAATGTGCCATGTGACGTCAAGTGGTCAGGAAAGATCGCCACATGTTCCTTCATCCCCTCTGTGACGGGAGATTACAAG TTGACCGTATCTTACGAGGACACAGTTATCAAGGGATGTCCAATTGAGTTCATCACTAAAGGTGATTCCCTGAAAGTGAGGCTGCTTACGTCATCAACAAACATGAAAATGGGAGAGACATATGATGTGAAG GTGGACATATCAGGCAGCGGTAGGGGAGAGGTTCTGATGGAGTGTACGTCGCCTACTGGTGACCAGCGTTACCTGACCAGTGTCAAGGATGGCAACGTAGTCATGGCAACTGTACAGCCCAAAGAAGTGG GTGTGTGGGTTTTGCATGTGTATTTTGGCGAAGAAGAGGTCCAAGGAAGTCCGCTTCACTTGCGTGTGAACGATCCACAGAAGGCGTGGTTGTCAGGGACAGAGGAGGGATATGTGGGGGATCTTCTGATGTTCAAAG GTTCACCGGCCCGTGTTTCTGTACAGGACCCCAGTCAAGTGTCTGTGACAGGGGAGGGAATTCTGCATGGAACAAAGGGAGAGGACTCTAGCTTCAAAGTGAATGCCAGTGGGGTGGGGGGCAATGTAAAAGTGGATGTATCAG CGCCAGACGGATCTCTCGCTGACTGTCAGTGGAGGCAGATCACGCCAGATGTGTACGAGTTCACGTATAGACCAACCACCGCCGGCATGTACAAGATCAATGTGTTGTGGAATGGCCGTCCATTGCCGG GCAGTCCGTTTCACCCTCACATCACGGACCGTTCCAAGGTTGTATTGATGGATGACCTTACCGACCTCAAAGATGAGAATGACCACCTGGCTCTGAACTGTAATACGGAGACCGTGCTCAACTTTAACACAAAGGACGCTGGACCTG GTACGTTCAGTGCCGAGGTTCTCTCCCCTGATGGTCGTCTGCCCGTCAACATTCGGAAACCCGAACCAGGTCATGTGCAGGTCGGGTTCACAGCAAAAGTTGAAG gCGACCACTACATCCACTTGTATTGGTCATCAGTTCCGCTGGACAAGTCTCCCATTTTAGCGTACTGTCCTGGCCCGGTACTTCCTGTGAATCACGCACACGTAAATGTGGTTGGGGAGGGCGCACAGCTGGCGCGGGCGACAGTGCCAGCAGAGTTCATTGTGGACGGCAAGAAGGCAGGGCCAG GTATTCCACGTGTTCGGATGACAGGCGTGAAGACGGATGTAGACGTGGAGATGAGGGCGATGAAGTATGACAGATACAAGTGTAAATATGCGGCACCATATCCAG GTGGTTACCTCTTGCATGTTGAATGGTCCGGTTTCCATGTACCAGGGTCACCTTTCAAGGTGACGGTTACTaacaaaggtcatggtgacaAGGTCAAGGTTGAAGGTCAAGGACTCAAGGGCGGATTTGTGGGTCAACAGTTGCGGGCTGTTGTAGACACCACTGCTGCTGGCAACG GGGAGGTTACTGCAGACTGCTACGGTTTACGTCATCACTCTCGCTGTGACCTCATAGATCATCGTAACGGGAAGTACACGCTTTGCATATTTCCGACTGAGCCTTGTCGTCACAGTCTCGAGGTGAAATACGACCATGAACATGTGCCAG GAAGTCCATTTTCCATCCCCGTGGGAGAGCCGCCAGACCCTCGGAAGGTGCATGTGTATGGCCCGGGGATAGAGCCCGGGGTCATCCAAACCTTCGAGAGCAAGTTCATTGTGGAGACGTACGGTGCAGGGGCGGGACAACTCTCCGTCCGTGTTAGGGGACCTAGAA
- the LOC127834629 gene encoding filamin-A-like isoform X3 — protein MAAVLDEQWIGIQETTFRNWCNEQLKVSGRKLGNLVTDLCDGVCLVALVEALQLRKIGKVYTKPTSKIQMLQNVSLALKAITDDNVKLVNVGGDDIVNGNTKIIFGLVWSLVQRYQISGKKSKAPPKKLMTIWFRSLLPDLDITNFTTDWNDGIALHALIDQIKPGVSPEWRKLRSEDRVENCRKAMLIAKEQLNVPRVISPEDFANSALDELSSMTYLSYFVKHESPGYYHTLNWACKQLRTTNITNLTTDWNDGYFLCAIVVSLGEKISGWPNLDRTKALENCQKGIDGGKELGIEPLLSAKEMSDPLVDHLSMMSYLSKFSNVQPRKGKAERLQIRFNFDNIKVGSQAEFQIIKAEEGVVDSKVTLHLVCETGNVPCDVKWSGKIATCSFIPSVTGDYKLTVSYEDTVIKGCPIEFITKGDSLKVRLLTSSTNMKMGETYDVKVDISGSGRGEVLMECTSPTGDQRYLTSVKDGNVVMATVQPKEVGVWVLHVYFGEEEVQGSPLHLRVNDPQKAWLSGTEEGYVGDLLMFKVNYKAAGEGEVKVTVTCNDDNITYDTSQDSSDAHVRQIMFTPEVKGSYEVRAWFNDTEIRGSPARVSVQDPSQVSVTGEGILHGTKGEDSSFKVNASGVGGNVKVDVSAPDGSLADCQWRQITPDVYEFTYRPTTAGMYKINVLWNGRPLPGSPFHPHITDRSKVVLMDDLTDLKDENDHLALNCNTETVLNFNTKDAGPGTFSAEVLSPDGRLPVNIRKPEPGHVQVGFTAKVEGDHYIHLYWSSVPLDKSPILAYCPGPVLPVNHAHVNVVGEGAQLARATVPAEFIVDGKKAGPGIPRVRMTGVKTDVDVEMRAMKYDRYKCKYAAPYPGGYLLHVEWSGFHVPGSPFKVTVTNKGHGDKVKVEGQGLKGGFVGQQLRAVVDTTAAGNGEVTADCYGLRHHSRCDLIDHRNGKYTLCIFPTEPCRHSLEVKYDHEHVPGSPFSIPVGEPPDPRKVHVYGPGIEPGVIQTFESKFIVETYGAGAGQLSVRVRGPRSAFKVEMRRDREEERTIVCRYDPEEAGEYIVNVKWSGVHVPGSPFTVPVFESIEALSKYARQTNQVELIADYEWKDEF, from the exons ATGGCCGCCGTTTTGGACGAGCAGTGGATAGGGATCCAGGAGACGACGTTCCGTAACTGGTGCAATGAACAACTTAAG GTTAGCGGTCGTAAGTTGGGAAATCTTGTGACCGATCTGTGTGACGGAGTATGTCTGGT GGCACTGGTAGAGGCACTACAG CTACGAAAGATCGGCAAAGTGTACACAAAACCAACGTCCAAAATCCAGATGCTTCAAAACGTGTCACTGGCGTTAAAAGCTATCACAGATGACAATGTCAAACTGGTAAATGTTG GGGGAGATGACATCGTCAATGGCAACACAAAGATTATATTTGGCTTAGTCTGGAGTCTTGTACAGCGTTATCAGATCTCGGGGAAAAAGAGCAAGGCCCCGCCCAAGAAGTTGATGACAATTTGGTTCCGGTCCCTCTTGCCTGACCTGGACATTACCAACTTCACGACCGACTGGAATGATGGGATTGCTTTGCA tgctttgattgacCAAATCAAACCTGGGGTGTCCCCTGAGTGGCGTAAACTTCGTAGTGAGGACAG GGTAGAGAACTGTCGCAAAGCCATGTTGATAGCGAAGGAGCAGCTGAACGTGCCCAGAGTTATCTCCCCTGAAGACTTTGCTAACTCCGCCCTTGACGAGCTGTCCAGTATGACGTACCTGTCGTACTTTGTGAAACACGAGTCTCCCGGATACTACCACACACTGAACTGGGCTTGCAAACAGCTGAGGACTACAAACATAACTAACCTGACG ACTGACTGGAATGATGGCTACTTCCTGTGTGCTATAGTGGTCTCCCTTGGAGAAAAGATTTCGGGCTGGCCAAATCTTGACCGAACCAAGGCCCTGGAAAACTGCCAGAAAG GCATAGATGGTGGCAAAGAGTTGGGGATAGAGCCATTACTGAGTGCCAAAGAGATGTCAGACCCGCTTGTGGACCACCTGTCAATGATGTCCTATCTGTCAAAATTTAGCAACGTACAGCCACGCAAGGGCAAGGCTGAGCGACTGCAGATCAGGTTCAACTTTGACAACATCAAGGTCGGATCTCAG GCCGAGTTTCAAATCATCAAAGCAGAGGAGGGTGTTGTGGACAGTAAGGTTACACTGCACCTTGTTTGTGAGACAGGAAATGTGCCATGTGACGTCAAGTGGTCAGGAAAGATCGCCACATGTTCCTTCATCCCCTCTGTGACGGGAGATTACAAG TTGACCGTATCTTACGAGGACACAGTTATCAAGGGATGTCCAATTGAGTTCATCACTAAAGGTGATTCCCTGAAAGTGAGGCTGCTTACGTCATCAACAAACATGAAAATGGGAGAGACATATGATGTGAAG GTGGACATATCAGGCAGCGGTAGGGGAGAGGTTCTGATGGAGTGTACGTCGCCTACTGGTGACCAGCGTTACCTGACCAGTGTCAAGGATGGCAACGTAGTCATGGCAACTGTACAGCCCAAAGAAGTGG GTGTGTGGGTTTTGCATGTGTATTTTGGCGAAGAAGAGGTCCAAGGAAGTCCGCTTCACTTGCGTGTGAACGATCCACAGAAGGCGTGGTTGTCAGGGACAGAGGAGGGATATGTGGGGGATCTTCTGATGTTCAAAG TCAACTACAAGGCAGCAGGGGAaggagaggtcaaggtcacagtgacttgtaATGATGACAACATCACGTATGACACGTCACAAGACTCGTCAGACGCTCATGTCCGTCAGATCATGTTCACTCCTGAGGTCAAGGGGTCGTATGAGGTCAGGGCGTGGTTTAATGACACAGAAATAAGAG GTTCACCGGCCCGTGTTTCTGTACAGGACCCCAGTCAAGTGTCTGTGACAGGGGAGGGAATTCTGCATGGAACAAAGGGAGAGGACTCTAGCTTCAAAGTGAATGCCAGTGGGGTGGGGGGCAATGTAAAAGTGGATGTATCAG CGCCAGACGGATCTCTCGCTGACTGTCAGTGGAGGCAGATCACGCCAGATGTGTACGAGTTCACGTATAGACCAACCACCGCCGGCATGTACAAGATCAATGTGTTGTGGAATGGCCGTCCATTGCCGG GCAGTCCGTTTCACCCTCACATCACGGACCGTTCCAAGGTTGTATTGATGGATGACCTTACCGACCTCAAAGATGAGAATGACCACCTGGCTCTGAACTGTAATACGGAGACCGTGCTCAACTTTAACACAAAGGACGCTGGACCTG GTACGTTCAGTGCCGAGGTTCTCTCCCCTGATGGTCGTCTGCCCGTCAACATTCGGAAACCCGAACCAGGTCATGTGCAGGTCGGGTTCACAGCAAAAGTTGAAG gCGACCACTACATCCACTTGTATTGGTCATCAGTTCCGCTGGACAAGTCTCCCATTTTAGCGTACTGTCCTGGCCCGGTACTTCCTGTGAATCACGCACACGTAAATGTGGTTGGGGAGGGCGCACAGCTGGCGCGGGCGACAGTGCCAGCAGAGTTCATTGTGGACGGCAAGAAGGCAGGGCCAG GTATTCCACGTGTTCGGATGACAGGCGTGAAGACGGATGTAGACGTGGAGATGAGGGCGATGAAGTATGACAGATACAAGTGTAAATATGCGGCACCATATCCAG GTGGTTACCTCTTGCATGTTGAATGGTCCGGTTTCCATGTACCAGGGTCACCTTTCAAGGTGACGGTTACTaacaaaggtcatggtgacaAGGTCAAGGTTGAAGGTCAAGGACTCAAGGGCGGATTTGTGGGTCAACAGTTGCGGGCTGTTGTAGACACCACTGCTGCTGGCAACG GGGAGGTTACTGCAGACTGCTACGGTTTACGTCATCACTCTCGCTGTGACCTCATAGATCATCGTAACGGGAAGTACACGCTTTGCATATTTCCGACTGAGCCTTGTCGTCACAGTCTCGAGGTGAAATACGACCATGAACATGTGCCAG GAAGTCCATTTTCCATCCCCGTGGGAGAGCCGCCAGACCCTCGGAAGGTGCATGTGTATGGCCCGGGGATAGAGCCCGGGGTCATCCAAACCTTCGAGAGCAAGTTCATTGTGGAGACGTACGGTGCAGGGGCGGGACAACTCTCCGTCCGTGTTAGGGGACCTAGAA